From the genome of Amylibacter sp. IMCC11727:
ACGCCCGCGATTACGATCATTGGGCCGAAAGCGGCGCAACTGGCTGGTCAGGCGCTGATGTGCTGCCCTATTTCAAACGCCAAGAAAACTGGCATCCCTCGGGTCACGGTGGAGACAGGTCGGTGCGGGGCAAAGATGGCCCTTTGCACGTGAAACGCGGCACCCGTGAAAACCCGCTGAACAAAGCCTTCGTCAAAGCAGGCAAACAGGCAGGGTATCAAGTCACCAAAGACTACAACGGCATCCAGCAAGAAGGTTTTGGTCCCATGGATCAAACCGTCCACAAAGGCGTGCGCTGGTCTGCCGCTAATGCCTATTTGAAACCCGCATTGAAACGGGACAACGTCGAACTCGTGTCAGGCCACGCCAATCGTGTAATCATCGAAAATGGCCGTGCTACAGGTGTTGAAATCACCCAAGGCTCTAAAACCAAAGTCCTCAACGCCAAACGCGAGGTGATCATCGCCGCCTCCGCCTTCAACTCCCCCGCAATCCTCATGCGCTCTGGCATCGGCCCCGCTGCCCACCTGCGCGAACACGGTATCGATGTGGTCGCAGACCGCGCAGGGGTGGGGCAAAACTTGATGGATCATTTGGAGCTGTACATCCAAGTGAAATCCACCAAACCCATCACGCTCTATCGCTATTGGAACCTGCTTGGCAAAGCTTATGTGGGTGCGAAATGGCTGTTCACAGGGCAGGGACCAGGCGCGTCAAACCAGTTCGAAAGCGCCGCGTTCATCCGATCCCGCGCAGGTGTGGACTACCCCGATATCCAATACCATTTCCTACCCATCGCCGTGCGCTATGACGGCCAAGCTGCCGCCGAAGGCCACGGGTTCCAAGCCCACGTTGGCCCCATGCGATCTGAGTCCCGCGGTTCCGTCACGCTCAACTCCGCTGATCCAATGGACGCGCCAAAAATCCTGTTCAACTACATGTCAAAAGACCAAGATTGGCAAGATTTCCGCACCTGCATCCGCCTCACACGCGAGATTTTCGGCCAAGACGCGTTCAAACCGTTCTATGGCGGCGAAATCCAACCGGGTGAGGCCGTGCAATCTGACGAAGACCTCAACGCATTCATCAAAGAACACGTGGAAAGCGCCTATCACCCCTGCGGCACCTGCAAAATGGGCGCAGCCGATGATCCAATGGCGGTTGTTGACCCAGAATGCCGCGTGATCGGCGTCGAAGGCCTGCGCGTTGCCGACAGCTCCATCTTCCCGCGCATCACCAACGGCAACCTGAACGGCCCGTCGATCATGGTGGGCGAAAAAGCTTCTGATCACATCCTCGGCAAAGACCCATTGCCCGCATCAAACATGGAACCGTGGGTGCATCCAAACTGGGAAACAGAACAGCGGTAACTTGACTTAACGTCAGTTCTCTCGCACGATCTTCAAATTATTTAAAGTATTTTGGAGGCGTGTGATGGCGAACACCAAGAAAACTGCGCTTGAAGTTCATGGGATTAAAGAACCGCGAGACAAGAAACTCGCTTTAGTTGTTCACGGTATCGGCGAACAGAACCCAGGTGAAACAATCGAAGCCCTTGTTGGCGGCCTCGTCGGGGCCACCAATCAGCCCGTCACCACAGACATGCGGCTGATGCGTGAAACCGATGTCGACCATTTGTTGGACACCGAGAAAGCTAAAGCAGAGCACGAAAAAGCCATAGCGGCACAAGGAGATGTTCCTTCGGCACCACCGCCTGCGCCTGAACCAAAGGCACAGCGTAACTTCGTTCAATATCCCTGTCACATCCATCGAATTGAAGGCACCACGAAGGACTATGTTTTCGCAGAGGTTTTTTGGGGTGACATTTCACGCGGGGCCGACGGCACTGTGCGTGGTGTTCTGGATCTCTTTGAACTGGTTATGGGGCTGGGTCATATTGTGCGTGCCAATGCCGCTGAAATCTACGACAGCCCAAAGTTTCCACCCAGATTTCTGGCAAATGGGTTCGTGTATCTGTTACATGGTCCGCTGCCCGCGTTGAACTTCGTTTTTGCTATCGGCATCGTGTTATTGTTTGGCCTGCAATACCTGCAAACCATTGTCCCGATCTACTTTGATCCCGCGCATATTACAGTGTTTTGCACAATTGTGCTGTTGCTGTTGATTCACAAATTCAGCGCCGATGAAAAACGCAGTTACCTATATCAGACGTTTCACAGTTGGCTTTTTTACATGGCCATCATCATGTGTGCTGTGTTCAGTGTCACTGTGATATCCATTCTCGTGTCGCCCGCGTTTTTCGAAAGCTATGCCCGCATTCCAACGCAATATTTGATCACAGACGGTGGCTTTGTCATCGACAATCTGGATGTCTGGTACTCCGCTATCTTTGTAAACATGCTCGCGGTCTTTGGCGGCTTGTGCCTTTCGCTAGTAGTCGTGAACGCAACGTGGGAGGTTGTCCGCCGCGCTTACAAGTCGTTCCGAAAATGGCTCATGACACGTCAAGGCAAAGAAACACCGTCGGAACCCGAGAAAGCTCTGTATCCGCAGGCCAGCGTTTTAATGATCACAGTTTGGATGCTCATGGTCTCAATCCTCTGGGTCATTGGCTCGCGCACATTGATCGAAATTGTAAATCGCAGTGGAGTTTCCGATGAGGCAATTAATAAAGAATTGCTGGAAACCTATATGTCGCTCGCCATGCAGTTGGGTGTAGCAGCCATGTGCGCGCTGCTCGTTATCATACTCTCGGCCATCATGGTTCACCTTCGGAGATCGAATTGGGTCAAAGCCGAAAACAAAGGCCCAGAGCAAGAACACAGTGTGCCGCGTTTGATCGTGAACCCCACAATTCTGCTCGGATTAACTCTTGCTCTCGTGGTGCTGACCTACGGGGCAACTCTTGCCGCAATAGAGCAGTTCAGCTGGCTCTTAGGCGAAAGTGAAAGTGATTCTCGCACGTACTTCGGCGGAGTATTTATTGTCAGCGCTCTCGGAATTGCGGCTGTTTACAGCAAATTTGGCGGCACAATTTCAATGGGGATCGGCGTGGCAAAAGACATTGTTGTCTACTTTGTGCGACGCCCCAACGACAAAACCAAGGTTGAGCGGAACCCTGACGACAAAACCGACCCCAACAATTATGTAAACGAATACCCGCTGCGTCAACGTATTCAAAACCGTTTTGTGGATACACTGATCCGCCTGATCGAGATTGAAAAACCAACCGAGATTCTCATCATTTCCCACAGTCAGGGGACAGTTATCGCGCTCGAAGCATTGCGGGGTGGACGATTGAACAAAATCCTCACAGATCATGGCTTACCTGAAATCTCACCAGAACTGGTTACCATGGGCTCTCCGACAGACCATCTCTACGGCTTTTATTTCAGCAAAACATTTTCGGTGCAAAGTGCTGATGAAAACATGGACGTAGAAACTGGTATCAGCAAGTGGACCAATATTTACCGATCAGATGATTTTGTCGGCACCACTGTCGCAGGTCGGCAAAACACATTCCCGCACAATGAAAAGGTGCTGCCAAACGGTCATACAAACTATTGGACAGATGAATTGGTCCTGAAAAAGCTCGTAAAACACGCCCTACCAGAACTCAATTCGCCTGCGGAAATCCAACAAATGTCGCAGGCAAACCAAATTGAAAATCTTTACTAGGGCTTGTGGGCTTTCAACAGACCGACAGGTGATTTGCGCCAAACGCGAAAGGCTAAATTGGGTCTGCATTTGCACTTGCAAGACCGTGCCGAGATCGCTAAACCCGCCCCCACGGACAGGTGGCCGAGTGGTCGAAGGCGCACGCCTGGAAAGTGTGTAGGCGGGG
Proteins encoded in this window:
- the betA gene encoding choline dehydrogenase, which produces MTADYIIIGAGSAGCAMAYRLSEDGKNKVLVVEYGGTDWGPLIQMPGALSYPMNMKRYDWGYASEPEPHLDGRRLAAPRGKVIGGSSSINGMVYVRGHARDYDHWAESGATGWSGADVLPYFKRQENWHPSGHGGDRSVRGKDGPLHVKRGTRENPLNKAFVKAGKQAGYQVTKDYNGIQQEGFGPMDQTVHKGVRWSAANAYLKPALKRDNVELVSGHANRVIIENGRATGVEITQGSKTKVLNAKREVIIAASAFNSPAILMRSGIGPAAHLREHGIDVVADRAGVGQNLMDHLELYIQVKSTKPITLYRYWNLLGKAYVGAKWLFTGQGPGASNQFESAAFIRSRAGVDYPDIQYHFLPIAVRYDGQAAAEGHGFQAHVGPMRSESRGSVTLNSADPMDAPKILFNYMSKDQDWQDFRTCIRLTREIFGQDAFKPFYGGEIQPGEAVQSDEDLNAFIKEHVESAYHPCGTCKMGAADDPMAVVDPECRVIGVEGLRVADSSIFPRITNGNLNGPSIMVGEKASDHILGKDPLPASNMEPWVHPNWETEQR